A single Anopheles arabiensis isolate DONGOLA chromosome 2, AaraD3, whole genome shotgun sequence DNA region contains:
- the LOC120895189 gene encoding 2-oxoglutarate dehydrogenase, mitochondrial-like isoform X2, with translation MHRARTALHMVNPMGQQNFGSFLLKKQASKLTTELVAASSVKLYNSAAAEPFLNGSSSNYIDDMYNAWLRDPASVHASWDAYFRNNSYAAPPSLAPVPKNHVPAAQYLGSSLPAVAGAGAAVGGRIDDKLIDDHLAVQAIIRSYQIRGHNVARLDPLGINSADLDDKTPPELLYSSYRFVHQRILECVSNEDRQLLLGMKEADMERVFKLPSTTFIGGKEKFLPLREILGRLEKAYCNKIGVEFMFINSLEQCNWIRERFETPNIMTYTNEEKRLILARLTRATGFEAFLAKKFSSEKRFGLEGCEIMIPAMKEVIDVSTRLGVESIIMGMPHRGRLNVLANVCRKPLHQIFTQFAGLEAADDGSGDVKYHLGTYIERLNRVTNKNIRLAVVANPSHLEAVDPVVQGKTRAEQFYRGDGEGKKVMSILLHGDAAFCGQGVVFETMHLSDLPDYTTHGTIHIVVNNQIGFTTDPRHSRSSPYCTDVARVVNAPIFHVNGDDPEAVMHVCKVAAEWRATFHKDVIIDIVSYRRNGHNEIDEPMFTQPLMYKKIRGTKPALDIYANQLITEGVVTAEEVKSVKDKYEKICEEAFEQAKIETHIKYKDWIDSPWSGFFEGKDPLKVAPTGVIEETLVHIGNRFSSPPPNAAEFVIHKGLLRVLAARKEMLENKTIDWALAEAMAFGSLLKEGIHVRLSGQDVERGTFSHRHHVLHHQTVDKATYRPLCHLYPDQAPYTVCNSSLSEFGVLGFELGYSMTNPNALVCWEAQFGDFNNTAQCIIDQFVSSGQAKWVRQSGLVMLLPHGMEGMGPEHSSARVERFLQMCSDDPDYFPPESEEFAIRQLHDINWIVANCSTPGNYFHLLRRQIALPFRKPLIVLTPKSLLRHPECRSNFSEMTDGTEFKRLIPDALTAENPNQVKRVIFCTGRVYYDLLKARRDRKLDHDIAISRIEQISPFPYDLVKAECAKYPNAELVWAQEEHKNQGCWTYVQPRFDTAINSTRDFSYVGRAVSASTATGTKATNIREFDVLLKDAMSIGKPPRRMPPTNGGGSLLPGRSSSNEKRETRKIKRVGFASFLF, from the exons ATGCATCGCGCAAGAACGGCTCTCCATATGGTGAACCCGATGGGTCAGCAGAACTTTGGCTCGTTTCTGCTAAAGAAACAAGCCTCCAAG ctgACCACGGAACTGGTTGCCGCCTCGTCCGTAAAGCTGTACAACTCCGCCGCAGCAGAACCATTCCTGAATGGTTCGTCGTCAAACTACATCGACGATATGTACAATGCGTGGCTGCGGGATCCGGCCTCCGTGCATGCG TCCTGGGATGCATATTTCCGCAACAATTCCTACGCAGCACCACCGAGCCTAGCGCCGGTGCCGAAGAATCATGTCCCCGCCGCACAGTATCTCGGCAGCTCGCTGCCAGCCGTGGCCGGCGCTGGCGCCGCCGTCGGTGGACGTATCGACGATAAGCTCATTGATGATCATCTTGCAGTGCAAGCCATCATTCGTAGCTATCAG ATCAGAGGGCATAATGTGGCCCGTCTTGACCCGCTCGGCATCAATAGTGCAGACCTGGACGATAAAACTCCACCGGAGTTGCTGTACTCGTCCTACCGTTTCG TACACCAACGGATCTTGGAGTGTGTAAGCAATGAAGAtcggcagctgctgctggggatGA AGGAAGCCGACATGGAGCGCGTCTTCAAGCTGCCGAGCACGACGTTCATCGGTGGCAAGGAAAAGTTCCTGCCGCTGCGCGAAATTCTCGGCCGGCTGGAGAAGGCGTACTGCAACAAAATCGGCGTCGAGTTCATGTTCATCAACTCGCTCGAGCAGTGCAACTGGATCCGCGAGCGCTTCGAAACGCCCAACATCATGACGTACACGAACGAGGAGAAGCGTCTCATCCTGGCCCGTCTGACGCGTGCGACCGGGTTCGAGGCGTTCCTGGCGAAGAAGTTCTCGTCCGAGAAGCGGTTCGGTCTGGAGGGCTGCGAGATCATGATTCCCGCGATGAAGGAGGTGATCGACGTGTCGACCCGGCTCGGCGTCGAGTCGATCATCATGGGCATGCCGCATCGTGGCCGCCTGAACGTGCTGGCCAACGTGTGCCGCAAGCCGCTGCACCAGATCTTTACGCAGTTCGCTGGTCTGGAGGCGGCCGATGAT GGCTCCGGTGATGTGAAGTACCATCTCGGCACGTACATCGAGCGTCTGAACCGTGTGACGAACAAGAACATTCGGCTGGCGGTCGTCGCCAACCCGTCCCATCTGGAGGCGGTCGATCCGGTGGTGCAGGGCAAGACGCGGGCGGAGCAGTTCTACCGCGGCGACGGCGAGGGCAAGAAGGTGATGTCGATCCTGCTGCACGGTGACGCTGCGTTCTGCGGCCAGGGTGTGGTGTTCGAGACGATGCACTTGTCCGACCTGCCCGACTACACCACGCACGGTACGATCCACATCGTGGTGAACAACCAGATCGGCTTCACGACCGATCCGCGCCACTCGCGCTCGTCGCCGTACTGTACGGATGTGGCGCGCGTCGTCAATGCGCCCATCTTCCACGTGAACGGTGACGATCCGGAGGCGGTGATGCACGTGTGCAAGGTGGCGGCCGAATGGCGTGCCACCTTCCACAAGGACGTGATCATCGACATCGTGAGCTACCGGCGCAACGGGCACAACGAGATCGACGAGCCGATGTTCACGCAGCCGCTGATGTACAAGAAGATCCGCGGCACCAAGCCGGCGCTGGACATCTACGCCAACCAGCTGATCACGGAGGGTGTCGTGACGGCCGAGGAGGTGAAGAGCGTGAAGGACAAGTACGAGAAGATCTGCGAGGAGGCGTTCGAGCAGGCCAAGATCGAAACGCACATCAAGTACAAGGATTGGATCGATTCGCCGTGGTCGGGCTTCTTCGAGGGTAAGGACCCGCTGAAGGTGGCCCCGACCGGCGTGATCGAGGAGACGCTGGTGCACATTGGCAACCGGTTCTCGTCGCCACCGCCGAACGCGGCCGAATTCGTCATCCACAAGGGTTTGCTGCGCGTGCTGGCCGCCCGCAAGGAGATGCTGGAGAACAAGACGATCGACTGGGCGCTGGCGGAAGCGATGGCGTTCGGCTCGCTGCTGAAGGAGGGCATCCACGTGCGCCTGTCCGGCCAGGACGTGGAGCGTGGCACCTTCTCGCACCGGCACCACGTGCTGCACCATCAGACGGTGGACAAGGCGACGTACCGGCCGCTGTGCCACCTGTACCCGGACCAGGCACCGTACACGGTCTGCAACAGCTCGCTGTCCGAGTTCGGTGTGCTCGGTTTCGAGCTCGGCTACTCGATGACCAACCCGAACGCGCTCGTCTGCTGGGAGGCGCAGTTCGGCGACTTCAACAACACCGCACAGTGCATTATCGACCAGTTCGTGTCGTCCGGCCAGGCGAAATGGGTGCGCCAGAGCGGtctggtgatgctgctgccccACGGCATGGAGGGCATGGGTCCGGAGCATTCGTCGGCCCGCGTCGAGCGGTTCCTGCAGATGTGCTCGGACGATCCCGACTACTTCCCGCCCGAGTCGGAGGAGTTTGCCATCCGGCAGCTGCACGACATCAACTGGATCGTGGCGAACTGCTCCACCCCCGGCAACTACTTCCATCTGCTGCGGCGCCAGATTGCGCTGCCGTTCCGCAAGCCGCTGATCGTGCTGACGCCCAAGTCGCTGCTGCGTCATCCGGAGTGCAGGAGCAACTTCAGCGAGATGACCGATGGAACTGAGTTCAAGCG ATTGATTCCGGATGCACTGACCGCCGAAAACCCGAACCAGGTGAAGCGTGTCATCTTCTGTACCGGCCGTGTGTACTACGACCTGCTGAAGGCGCGCCGTGACCGCAAGCTGGATCACGACATTGCTATCAGCCGCATCGAACAG ATTTCGCCCTTCCCGTACGATCTGGTGAAGGCCGAGTGCGCCAAATACCCGAACGCTGAGCTGGTCTGGGCCCAGGAGGAACACAAGAACCAGGGCTGCTGGACGTACGTGCAGCCGCGCTTCGACACCGCGATCAACTCGACCCGTGATTTCAG
- the LOC120895189 gene encoding 2-oxoglutarate dehydrogenase, mitochondrial-like isoform X4 encodes MHRARTALHMVNPMGQQNFGSFLLKKQASKLTTELVAASSVKLYNSAAAEPFLNGSSSNYIDDMYNAWLRDPASVHASWDAYFRNNSYAAPPSLAPVPKNHVPAAQYLGSSLPAVAGAGAAVGGRIDDKLIDDHLAVQAIIRSYQIRGHNVARLDPLGINSADLDDKTPPELLYSSYRFEEADMERVFKLPSTTFIGGKEKFLPLREILGRLEKAYCNKIGVEFMFINSLEQCNWIRERFETPNIMTYTNEEKRLILARLTRATGFEAFLAKKFSSEKRFGLEGCEIMIPAMKEVIDVSTRLGVESIIMGMPHRGRLNVLANVCRKPLHQIFTQFAGLEAADDGSGDVKYHLGTYIERLNRVTNKNIRLAVVANPSHLEAVDPVVQGKTRAEQFYRGDGEGKKVMSILLHGDAAFCGQGVVFETMHLSDLPDYTTHGTIHIVVNNQIGFTTDPRHSRSSPYCTDVARVVNAPIFHVNGDDPEAVMHVCKVAAEWRATFHKDVIIDIVSYRRNGHNEIDEPMFTQPLMYKKIRGTKPALDIYANQLITEGVVTAEEVKSVKDKYEKICEEAFEQAKIETHIKYKDWIDSPWSGFFEGKDPLKVAPTGVIEETLVHIGNRFSSPPPNAAEFVIHKGLLRVLAARKEMLENKTIDWALAEAMAFGSLLKEGIHVRLSGQDVERGTFSHRHHVLHHQTVDKATYRPLCHLYPDQAPYTVCNSSLSEFGVLGFELGYSMTNPNALVCWEAQFGDFNNTAQCIIDQFVSSGQAKWVRQSGLVMLLPHGMEGMGPEHSSARVERFLQMCSDDPDYFPPESEEFAIRQLHDINWIVANCSTPGNYFHLLRRQIALPFRKPLIVLTPKSLLRHPECRSNFSEMTDGTEFKRLIPDALTAENPNQVKRVIFCTGRVYYDLLKARRDRKLDHDIAISRIEQISPFPYDLVKAECAKYPNAELVWAQEEHKNQGCWTYVQPRFDTAINSTRDFSYVGRPCGASTATGSKAQHLKELKNLLDDAMAL; translated from the exons ATGCATCGCGCAAGAACGGCTCTCCATATGGTGAACCCGATGGGTCAGCAGAACTTTGGCTCGTTTCTGCTAAAGAAACAAGCCTCCAAG ctgACCACGGAACTGGTTGCCGCCTCGTCCGTAAAGCTGTACAACTCCGCCGCAGCAGAACCATTCCTGAATGGTTCGTCGTCAAACTACATCGACGATATGTACAATGCGTGGCTGCGGGATCCGGCCTCCGTGCATGCG TCCTGGGATGCATATTTCCGCAACAATTCCTACGCAGCACCACCGAGCCTAGCGCCGGTGCCGAAGAATCATGTCCCCGCCGCACAGTATCTCGGCAGCTCGCTGCCAGCCGTGGCCGGCGCTGGCGCCGCCGTCGGTGGACGTATCGACGATAAGCTCATTGATGATCATCTTGCAGTGCAAGCCATCATTCGTAGCTATCAG ATCAGAGGGCATAATGTGGCCCGTCTTGACCCGCTCGGCATCAATAGTGCAGACCTGGACGATAAAACTCCACCGGAGTTGCTGTACTCGTCCTACCGTTTCG AGGAAGCCGACATGGAGCGCGTCTTCAAGCTGCCGAGCACGACGTTCATCGGTGGCAAGGAAAAGTTCCTGCCGCTGCGCGAAATTCTCGGCCGGCTGGAGAAGGCGTACTGCAACAAAATCGGCGTCGAGTTCATGTTCATCAACTCGCTCGAGCAGTGCAACTGGATCCGCGAGCGCTTCGAAACGCCCAACATCATGACGTACACGAACGAGGAGAAGCGTCTCATCCTGGCCCGTCTGACGCGTGCGACCGGGTTCGAGGCGTTCCTGGCGAAGAAGTTCTCGTCCGAGAAGCGGTTCGGTCTGGAGGGCTGCGAGATCATGATTCCCGCGATGAAGGAGGTGATCGACGTGTCGACCCGGCTCGGCGTCGAGTCGATCATCATGGGCATGCCGCATCGTGGCCGCCTGAACGTGCTGGCCAACGTGTGCCGCAAGCCGCTGCACCAGATCTTTACGCAGTTCGCTGGTCTGGAGGCGGCCGATGAT GGCTCCGGTGATGTGAAGTACCATCTCGGCACGTACATCGAGCGTCTGAACCGTGTGACGAACAAGAACATTCGGCTGGCGGTCGTCGCCAACCCGTCCCATCTGGAGGCGGTCGATCCGGTGGTGCAGGGCAAGACGCGGGCGGAGCAGTTCTACCGCGGCGACGGCGAGGGCAAGAAGGTGATGTCGATCCTGCTGCACGGTGACGCTGCGTTCTGCGGCCAGGGTGTGGTGTTCGAGACGATGCACTTGTCCGACCTGCCCGACTACACCACGCACGGTACGATCCACATCGTGGTGAACAACCAGATCGGCTTCACGACCGATCCGCGCCACTCGCGCTCGTCGCCGTACTGTACGGATGTGGCGCGCGTCGTCAATGCGCCCATCTTCCACGTGAACGGTGACGATCCGGAGGCGGTGATGCACGTGTGCAAGGTGGCGGCCGAATGGCGTGCCACCTTCCACAAGGACGTGATCATCGACATCGTGAGCTACCGGCGCAACGGGCACAACGAGATCGACGAGCCGATGTTCACGCAGCCGCTGATGTACAAGAAGATCCGCGGCACCAAGCCGGCGCTGGACATCTACGCCAACCAGCTGATCACGGAGGGTGTCGTGACGGCCGAGGAGGTGAAGAGCGTGAAGGACAAGTACGAGAAGATCTGCGAGGAGGCGTTCGAGCAGGCCAAGATCGAAACGCACATCAAGTACAAGGATTGGATCGATTCGCCGTGGTCGGGCTTCTTCGAGGGTAAGGACCCGCTGAAGGTGGCCCCGACCGGCGTGATCGAGGAGACGCTGGTGCACATTGGCAACCGGTTCTCGTCGCCACCGCCGAACGCGGCCGAATTCGTCATCCACAAGGGTTTGCTGCGCGTGCTGGCCGCCCGCAAGGAGATGCTGGAGAACAAGACGATCGACTGGGCGCTGGCGGAAGCGATGGCGTTCGGCTCGCTGCTGAAGGAGGGCATCCACGTGCGCCTGTCCGGCCAGGACGTGGAGCGTGGCACCTTCTCGCACCGGCACCACGTGCTGCACCATCAGACGGTGGACAAGGCGACGTACCGGCCGCTGTGCCACCTGTACCCGGACCAGGCACCGTACACGGTCTGCAACAGCTCGCTGTCCGAGTTCGGTGTGCTCGGTTTCGAGCTCGGCTACTCGATGACCAACCCGAACGCGCTCGTCTGCTGGGAGGCGCAGTTCGGCGACTTCAACAACACCGCACAGTGCATTATCGACCAGTTCGTGTCGTCCGGCCAGGCGAAATGGGTGCGCCAGAGCGGtctggtgatgctgctgccccACGGCATGGAGGGCATGGGTCCGGAGCATTCGTCGGCCCGCGTCGAGCGGTTCCTGCAGATGTGCTCGGACGATCCCGACTACTTCCCGCCCGAGTCGGAGGAGTTTGCCATCCGGCAGCTGCACGACATCAACTGGATCGTGGCGAACTGCTCCACCCCCGGCAACTACTTCCATCTGCTGCGGCGCCAGATTGCGCTGCCGTTCCGCAAGCCGCTGATCGTGCTGACGCCCAAGTCGCTGCTGCGTCATCCGGAGTGCAGGAGCAACTTCAGCGAGATGACCGATGGAACTGAGTTCAAGCG ATTGATTCCGGATGCACTGACCGCCGAAAACCCGAACCAGGTGAAGCGTGTCATCTTCTGTACCGGCCGTGTGTACTACGACCTGCTGAAGGCGCGCCGTGACCGCAAGCTGGATCACGACATTGCTATCAGCCGCATCGAACAG ATTTCGCCCTTCCCGTACGATCTGGTGAAGGCCGAGTGCGCCAAATACCCGAACGCTGAGCTGGTCTGGGCCCAGGAGGAACACAAGAACCAGGGCTGCTGGACGTACGTGCAGCCGCGCTTCGACACCGCGATCAACTCGACCCGTGATTTCAG
- the LOC120895189 gene encoding 2-oxoglutarate dehydrogenase, mitochondrial-like isoform X1, translating to MHRARTALHMVNPMGQQNFGSFLLKKQASKLTTELVAASSVKLYNSAAAEPFLNGSSSNYIDDMYNAWLRDPASVHASWDAYFRNNSYAAPPSLAPVPKNHVPAAQYLGSSLPAVAGAGAAVGGRIDDKLIDDHLAVQAIIRSYQIRGHNVARLDPLGINSADLDDKTPPELLYSSYRFVHQRILECVSNEDRQLLLGMKEADMERVFKLPSTTFIGGKEKFLPLREILGRLEKAYCNKIGVEFMFINSLEQCNWIRERFETPNIMTYTNEEKRLILARLTRATGFEAFLAKKFSSEKRFGLEGCEIMIPAMKEVIDVSTRLGVESIIMGMPHRGRLNVLANVCRKPLHQIFTQFAGLEAADDGSGDVKYHLGTYIERLNRVTNKNIRLAVVANPSHLEAVDPVVQGKTRAEQFYRGDGEGKKVMSILLHGDAAFCGQGVVFETMHLSDLPDYTTHGTIHIVVNNQIGFTTDPRHSRSSPYCTDVARVVNAPIFHVNGDDPEAVMHVCKVAAEWRATFHKDVIIDIVSYRRNGHNEIDEPMFTQPLMYKKIRGTKPALDIYANQLITEGVVTAEEVKSVKDKYEKICEEAFEQAKIETHIKYKDWIDSPWSGFFEGKDPLKVAPTGVIEETLVHIGNRFSSPPPNAAEFVIHKGLLRVLAARKEMLENKTIDWALAEAMAFGSLLKEGIHVRLSGQDVERGTFSHRHHVLHHQTVDKATYRPLCHLYPDQAPYTVCNSSLSEFGVLGFELGYSMTNPNALVCWEAQFGDFNNTAQCIIDQFVSSGQAKWVRQSGLVMLLPHGMEGMGPEHSSARVERFLQMCSDDPDYFPPESEEFAIRQLHDINWIVANCSTPGNYFHLLRRQIALPFRKPLIVLTPKSLLRHPECRSNFSEMTDGTEFKRLIPDALTAENPNQVKRVIFCTGRVYYDLLKARRDRKLDHDIAISRIEQISPFPYDLVKAECAKYPNAELVWAQEEHKNQGCWTYVQPRFDTAINSTRDFSAQEEKLVQQKTSQGFNIPQGTFNSPTSGSAASKGRKVRISSRPLSYVGRPCGASTATGSKAQHLKELKNLLDDAMAL from the exons ATGCATCGCGCAAGAACGGCTCTCCATATGGTGAACCCGATGGGTCAGCAGAACTTTGGCTCGTTTCTGCTAAAGAAACAAGCCTCCAAG ctgACCACGGAACTGGTTGCCGCCTCGTCCGTAAAGCTGTACAACTCCGCCGCAGCAGAACCATTCCTGAATGGTTCGTCGTCAAACTACATCGACGATATGTACAATGCGTGGCTGCGGGATCCGGCCTCCGTGCATGCG TCCTGGGATGCATATTTCCGCAACAATTCCTACGCAGCACCACCGAGCCTAGCGCCGGTGCCGAAGAATCATGTCCCCGCCGCACAGTATCTCGGCAGCTCGCTGCCAGCCGTGGCCGGCGCTGGCGCCGCCGTCGGTGGACGTATCGACGATAAGCTCATTGATGATCATCTTGCAGTGCAAGCCATCATTCGTAGCTATCAG ATCAGAGGGCATAATGTGGCCCGTCTTGACCCGCTCGGCATCAATAGTGCAGACCTGGACGATAAAACTCCACCGGAGTTGCTGTACTCGTCCTACCGTTTCG TACACCAACGGATCTTGGAGTGTGTAAGCAATGAAGAtcggcagctgctgctggggatGA AGGAAGCCGACATGGAGCGCGTCTTCAAGCTGCCGAGCACGACGTTCATCGGTGGCAAGGAAAAGTTCCTGCCGCTGCGCGAAATTCTCGGCCGGCTGGAGAAGGCGTACTGCAACAAAATCGGCGTCGAGTTCATGTTCATCAACTCGCTCGAGCAGTGCAACTGGATCCGCGAGCGCTTCGAAACGCCCAACATCATGACGTACACGAACGAGGAGAAGCGTCTCATCCTGGCCCGTCTGACGCGTGCGACCGGGTTCGAGGCGTTCCTGGCGAAGAAGTTCTCGTCCGAGAAGCGGTTCGGTCTGGAGGGCTGCGAGATCATGATTCCCGCGATGAAGGAGGTGATCGACGTGTCGACCCGGCTCGGCGTCGAGTCGATCATCATGGGCATGCCGCATCGTGGCCGCCTGAACGTGCTGGCCAACGTGTGCCGCAAGCCGCTGCACCAGATCTTTACGCAGTTCGCTGGTCTGGAGGCGGCCGATGAT GGCTCCGGTGATGTGAAGTACCATCTCGGCACGTACATCGAGCGTCTGAACCGTGTGACGAACAAGAACATTCGGCTGGCGGTCGTCGCCAACCCGTCCCATCTGGAGGCGGTCGATCCGGTGGTGCAGGGCAAGACGCGGGCGGAGCAGTTCTACCGCGGCGACGGCGAGGGCAAGAAGGTGATGTCGATCCTGCTGCACGGTGACGCTGCGTTCTGCGGCCAGGGTGTGGTGTTCGAGACGATGCACTTGTCCGACCTGCCCGACTACACCACGCACGGTACGATCCACATCGTGGTGAACAACCAGATCGGCTTCACGACCGATCCGCGCCACTCGCGCTCGTCGCCGTACTGTACGGATGTGGCGCGCGTCGTCAATGCGCCCATCTTCCACGTGAACGGTGACGATCCGGAGGCGGTGATGCACGTGTGCAAGGTGGCGGCCGAATGGCGTGCCACCTTCCACAAGGACGTGATCATCGACATCGTGAGCTACCGGCGCAACGGGCACAACGAGATCGACGAGCCGATGTTCACGCAGCCGCTGATGTACAAGAAGATCCGCGGCACCAAGCCGGCGCTGGACATCTACGCCAACCAGCTGATCACGGAGGGTGTCGTGACGGCCGAGGAGGTGAAGAGCGTGAAGGACAAGTACGAGAAGATCTGCGAGGAGGCGTTCGAGCAGGCCAAGATCGAAACGCACATCAAGTACAAGGATTGGATCGATTCGCCGTGGTCGGGCTTCTTCGAGGGTAAGGACCCGCTGAAGGTGGCCCCGACCGGCGTGATCGAGGAGACGCTGGTGCACATTGGCAACCGGTTCTCGTCGCCACCGCCGAACGCGGCCGAATTCGTCATCCACAAGGGTTTGCTGCGCGTGCTGGCCGCCCGCAAGGAGATGCTGGAGAACAAGACGATCGACTGGGCGCTGGCGGAAGCGATGGCGTTCGGCTCGCTGCTGAAGGAGGGCATCCACGTGCGCCTGTCCGGCCAGGACGTGGAGCGTGGCACCTTCTCGCACCGGCACCACGTGCTGCACCATCAGACGGTGGACAAGGCGACGTACCGGCCGCTGTGCCACCTGTACCCGGACCAGGCACCGTACACGGTCTGCAACAGCTCGCTGTCCGAGTTCGGTGTGCTCGGTTTCGAGCTCGGCTACTCGATGACCAACCCGAACGCGCTCGTCTGCTGGGAGGCGCAGTTCGGCGACTTCAACAACACCGCACAGTGCATTATCGACCAGTTCGTGTCGTCCGGCCAGGCGAAATGGGTGCGCCAGAGCGGtctggtgatgctgctgccccACGGCATGGAGGGCATGGGTCCGGAGCATTCGTCGGCCCGCGTCGAGCGGTTCCTGCAGATGTGCTCGGACGATCCCGACTACTTCCCGCCCGAGTCGGAGGAGTTTGCCATCCGGCAGCTGCACGACATCAACTGGATCGTGGCGAACTGCTCCACCCCCGGCAACTACTTCCATCTGCTGCGGCGCCAGATTGCGCTGCCGTTCCGCAAGCCGCTGATCGTGCTGACGCCCAAGTCGCTGCTGCGTCATCCGGAGTGCAGGAGCAACTTCAGCGAGATGACCGATGGAACTGAGTTCAAGCG ATTGATTCCGGATGCACTGACCGCCGAAAACCCGAACCAGGTGAAGCGTGTCATCTTCTGTACCGGCCGTGTGTACTACGACCTGCTGAAGGCGCGCCGTGACCGCAAGCTGGATCACGACATTGCTATCAGCCGCATCGAACAG ATTTCGCCCTTCCCGTACGATCTGGTGAAGGCCGAGTGCGCCAAATACCCGAACGCTGAGCTGGTCTGGGCCCAGGAGGAACACAAGAACCAGGGCTGCTGGACGTACGTGCAGCCGCGCTTCGACACCGCGATCAACTCGACCCGTGATTTCAG CGCGCAAGAAGAAAAGCTTGTGCAGCAGAAAACCAGCCAAGGATTCAATATCCCGCAGGGTACCTTTAACTCTCCGACGAGCGGTTCCGCGGCCAGCAAGGGTCGCAAAGTGCGAATCTCATCGCGACCACTTAG